The stretch of DNA TTTGCAGGCGGAAATTCCGAATCCCAGGCAGAGCCATTCGTTGGTGAATTCGGTGAAACCCGGAGCCTTGGTGAGTCCACTTCCTACTCAGAAAGCAAATGGcagaaataagaagaaaaaggaacattttccaAGATGTTACCTTGCATCACGTTGCGAAGATTGCAGTAGTTGGTGCCATTATCAAAGAGGCTGGACCAGAAGGCTGATGTGGACACACCCTGAAATCAAgtaacaattcatttttttacactacTGTATATATTCGAGTATATAACGCCCAAAATattctcccaaaaaacatgaaaaaagtgTGGGTGTCACACTGCCCCCTGCTGGTGAAAAAGTCCCCTACATCAATAATACAGTTTAATTTAGGCAAAATGGTTGATTGGTGCACTATATAAAATTGATGTCTCATcataaaatagattaaaaatgattCATGATTGTATTTTTATGAAGGAATACAAAAGTTGAGGGATTTATTcacattaagcattttttttctgcgcgACTCGTGACTTACATCCACGCGGCATCCCATGGTCATACTGGCAGACAAAATGGTGAAGTTAACACTCTCCACTTGACCCAGTGCAGACGTGTGGTTGGCCTGGATTAGCAGTGGAGTCACTGGGCCCAACTTGATGAAAAACATGGCGGAAAATATGACCAAATATGATTCATTTCAGCCAAATTTGAAACCTAACTTACCTTGTATGAGCCCATGGCTTTTATTTGGCTCACAATGGCGACGTTAGCCTGACTGCATGGCACGCCCAGCAGCCTGGAAGgatttaatttcttttatttacaataatatGCAGTCTAAACTGCGTTCATAACTAACTCCACCTAGTGTTAAATTTAAGAAGTGCAATAAAATGTAGACTGAATTTAACATGAATTTTAAGTGAAAATAACCAGGTTAAAAGGCCTTACCAGACAATCTTGCAGAAGGCGCGCGTTGGGTTCACGGGGGTGCCGTTCGTAAAAGCGCTCAAACCTAAAACGAGAATGAGAATACCTAACTTGATTTTAGCAGACATGATGAAAAAATGGCGGTCTTGCTCGTCTTGTGGCAGAGGCGCTTTGTGGGGGAAAGTCCGCGATCCGCGTACTTAGCGGGACAGGGGCAGGTCATGTGGTGGCGTGCTAAAGGATTAGCATGACGCTTCGTGCCGCATATTTGGAGTTAGAACACACACGTAAACATTTGGgtattgtgtttttatcatttagAAAAACTTTTTGTTATCAAATGGTGATTTTAATcgattttaatattaataaacaaATAGAAATTAGGTTTTCAAAAATAACTTCAAATTAAGGGATTTAAAATCTTAATTATAGGATAACACATCTGTAACATCCAtttatattgaaataaaatgggGCAGAAAgccattaatataaaaaaatatatttcattaaaatgtagatAGAATAtaatgttaatcaaattaaggaacatatttttcaattaaatgaaGGCAAGTAcaagattttaaaaattgtaggCATAAAATATAGCACTTTCACCAGCAGAGGGCGGTAAAGTACAAATAATAGGGTCTTTATAGAATGGgagactaaaatgtatttaaattatgtagccaaaaaatacaatataacaaTAGCAattgcatgttgtttttttatttttatattaaaaatatatatatgttttcacACATCTATAAACATTCATTCTTCTTCACTTTACTGTAATCAGTGCTTTATTTCCTGCAATTTATATACCACGATGTACATGAATACTGTAGCTATAGAAATACTTAAGTGGATTATATTGCAATTTAGCAATTAGTGCTTGATATCGTTGCAGGAGTTTACAAAGGAAGGATTACAAAGAGTTATTCATCTTTCTCCCCGAGATTAGCCAGCAGTGATTTGTGTCTGAAACATGGCGGCTGGCCACACAGACCGATAAGTGGCACTCTGCTTTTTGACGCTAATGAGAGACCCTTCAGCACGTTGTAGTCATACCAAATGAGTAACAAACTAGTCATTTCATATCACAAACGATGCAATTAAAGTCCGATATTTGATGAATGGCCAGAGTCAATCGGCGCGGTGGTCACAGGGCGACCTTGTGATCCGTTACAATTGCTCTTGGAAAATAACTGAGCAGATGACCGGATGATAGGACGCCATGACTAATTTCACTTGGTCTTGTGTTCTGAACAGAAGGCCAAAAAACGTTTGACCGTGTCCATTCTAgctatttttttgctcattctCTTACAGTCGCTGGCCTGGGACAATACTTATATTAAATCTCATCAGCACTTTcagtatgtttatatattttgtcataGCACAGTGTTCAACCCTCCCTAGATTCGCCAAATTAATCGCTGTAATTGATGGAATACAAAAAACTGGACGTTTTGGTTATCTCGTAAAATCTCGCGATGATTTCTCTGATTAAGCCGCTTCCCAACTTGCTGTGGTCAAATAAAGGCGGAGTAAAGTTGAAGACTTAAGGTCAGCCGCACTTTTCTTCTATTCTTCTTCACACATTAACATTTTTCATGGTTAAATTGATGACATTAAAACCTTATTTAACGACGCGTACGTCCTTTTTACGCGAAATGAATCGATTTGGAGCGTGTGCAATCGCGACTTGTGCCAAAAGTCAAGCTAGCCACATTGGGGCACATTTACGGCTATTCCGGCAAAGCGTCGtcgtttcaaaataaaagtctaaAGGTTTGCGATGTTCCCTGAGTTTTATTCAAGCTAGCCACTTTGGCAACGTCATTGTCCCCTTTTCTGGAAAAGCTTTGTCGTTTCAAGATAAATAAAACCTTTATTAAAGTAGACGAAATAAAGTTTACAGCGTTTAAGTCAAGCTTGCCACTTTAGCGTCGTCAATGTCCCCTTTAAGGCTATTTCGGCAAAGTGTCGTCGTTTCAAAATAAGAAGCCATTCTAAAAAGAATGGAAAAGGTTTACAAATGCGTGCTAGCGGTTAATATCCCGAGTCTGAAGGTTTGCTAAGTTCACCCCCAACGTTTTAGTAGTTAGCATTCCGAGTCCAAAGGTTTGCGCTCCGTCGAGCTCGTCTCTTCACCTGTCACTTATCTCCGGAGGCGGCTTAACACGCTGTCAAACATTAAAACGCTTCTTGTTTTGCATTCTCTCCGTTTAGCTTGACGAGCCGTCATGAGCCAGCTAAGCGGGAAGGTCCAGAGCGTGCTGGGTCCTCTGGACCCGGACCTCCTGGGCCGTACCATGACCCACGAGCACCTGACCATGAGCTTCGAGTGCTGCTACGTCCCACCGCCGTCGCCGTGGAACCCCCAAACGGCCGAGGACCCTTTCCAGATGCGACATGGGCATTGGTTAAGGCAGAACCCGTACAGCTGCCATGAGAACCTGCTCTTGTGTCAGGAGACGGAGGCCGTGCGAGACGAGCTAAAGGCCTTCAGGAAGGCCGGTGGAGGTAGCGTGGTGGAGAATACCACCGTCGGAATTGACCGCGACCTGCCCACCCTGGTCAAGCTGGCTAAAGAGACCGGTGTCAACATTGTGGCGGGGGCCGGATACTACGTGGACTGCACGCACTCGGACCAAACCAGGAAGATGAGTGTGGAGAAGGTGCGTGAACTAAATGCAAAAAAGTTCCTCTACTTggcaaattaattggtttccaaatttgttttttgtttttttgtaagtagaagggcatttttgtatgtagaagccTTAATGCGTTCCAAGGTCTACCCATACACcccaattaaaaagcttttgaaaatgatcaaaatctattgattttgaatgaaagatgtgagaaacacagaaaatgaataacaaacattttgtagttttattgAAGGGCCCAAAGAGGCGAATACAGGCAATTTAATAACTTCAAATTAGGAATTTAGAAGGACTTTCTGGGGACCCggaatgaaaaatacaaactaaACTTTCTTCAAGCAAACTCACAAATAGATAATACAAATTATTGAGAGGAAAACAATTATCTTTCATGTTACTCGTTTAGGGTGGCCCgttggttgagtggttagcgcctcggcctcacagtgggagacttgggttcaaatccagtggttaggtgtcccccgcctctgaccagaagtcagctgggataggctccagcacccccacgaccctagtgaggataaggcagttcagaaaatgagatgttacTTGTTTAAATGCATAGATTTATGAAAGTATTTATATAAACTCTTCTGAATGCCTTTTATTGTTATGTTATAGTTAAAGTTATTCACGAGATGAGAAACGCCACTTTGCATTGGTTCCGCCGACCGCGCCGTCTCCCGTTCATGCGGAACCGCCTTTTTCCGGATTGTCGGCGGACAACGGGACCTGAATTTAGCGCCTGATTTTCTATTGCCGCTTGTTTTTCCAGCTCACGGACGTCATGGTGTCCGAGATCCTCCACGGCGCCGACGGCACGGACATCCGCTGCGGCGTGATCGGCGAGATCGGCACCGGTTGGCCCGTCACGGACAGCGAGCGAAAGGTCCTGCGGGCGGCGGCCCAAGCACAGACCCAGCTGGGCTGCCCCCTCATCATCCACCCGGGCCGCCACGCCGACGCTCCGGCCGAGGTGGTCCGCGTCCTCCAGGAGGCGGGCGCGGACATCGGCAAGACGGTCATGTCCCACCTGGACAGGTGAGGCCAGTGCACTGTaaaaaatttttatttttgtaatataaaaatataaaaaggcaCATCCAGgtaaggtaaattctaaaatattgcgcaatctaagatattgcacatagAGAGAAACTGCGCCCGTGCgtgccgccattttggatccaCTGGAAACAAAGTCTTTTAACTACTTAACTGCCACCtttaggcatgtctttgtaattgtatggtagtgtttttttgcattgattcatttatttttgcttatcgtcacaaggttcgcgggggtgtcggagccCAGCCCGGCTAACAATGAGCACCCTGAAATGAGCACCTTTTATTAgagtatatatctatatacttttttttttttaaagttcagagTTTCTTATGAACTCATCGGCCGCCATAGAGAAGCCATTTTGATGAACCAATGGAATCGCGGATAGGAAATGGATCATAAAATGGAGTCTCAAAATTCTGGTGTCAAAAATTATACGCATTTCATTCtgtatgaatgagctacaacGCCAGGCAGAAAAAACCCGTGGGCCGGATCGAAGGCCCTCCAGTGGGCCACTTCCAGCCCACGGGCCGCAGGTTTGACACCAGGTTTTTAAGAAGTCCAGTTTATTAAAGCTTGTTGAGTTAAGAATTTCGATGTTATCCCTTTAAGGCTCAGTTACAGCTTTTTACGATTATGAATATGTTGACGGTTAAGACGAGTAAATCATTATGTGGTGAATTAACAATGGCTCGTATTGTTGCTTTTATctgtaatgtaatatatatttttttgcaggactATCTTCAATCACGACGAACTGCTGGACTTTGCCGAGATGGGGAGTTACCTGGAATATGACCTGTTTGGAGTGGAGGTGCTTAACTACGCCTTCAACATGGACGTGGACATGCCCAGTGACAGCCAAAGAATTCATACGTTAGTCACAAATTTTAATTATGACCATATATGGTGACGCTCAATTAAAACTGAGTATGACGttctttaacctttttttttcggAACTAATCATACACTAAATATTGCTTAGAGTGAATCATTATGGTTAAATAATTTCTGAGtaggaaaaaatgaatgaactcatttaaaaaggtttttcaaATATGGCTGCCTCTTTGTTTTTTCTAGgaatattattttctatttttgaaaGGTTCATGAGTCATTCCTTTCAGAACCAACAATTTATTTCTCCAAATATTGTGCTTTCATCTATTTAGTTTACCACTTCACTCATTTTTCTACTCTAAACTTTTCCtcataatctaaaaaaaagacacatacaGCATCCTTCTCAGAATTAAAAAGTGGCATTCaacctcctttttttcttcgtaaaaatacactttatttttctttcttcagagGAAAACAAGTTTTCCAAAACATCACTTTTTACCAACTCATATTTTAGAAAGCACACAACTAAATAACAAGACCAaccgtgtatatacatgtacatctatgtgtatgtatatgtatatttatatatatatatatgtatgtatttatatgtacatatatgtatatatagatgtatacatatatacacatatatataaatatatatacatacatgtgtgtgtatctgtatactgtgtataatatgtatatactgtgtgtatactgtgtatactgtgtatactatgtgtatactgtgtatactgtgtatactatgtgtatactatgtgtatactatgtgtatacagtgtatactatgtgtatacagtgtatactatgtgtatacagtgtatacagtgtatactatgtgtatactatgtgtatactatgtgtatacagtgtatacagtgtatactgtgtatacagtgtatactgtgtatacagtgtatactatgtgtatacagtgtatactatgtgtatacagtgtatactatgtgtatacagtgtatactatgtgtatactatgtgtatacagtgtatactatgtgtatactatgtgtatactgtgtatacagtgtatactatgtgtatactatgtgtatactgtgtatacagtgtatactgTGTATACTGTGTATACTATGCGTATACTGTGTGTACTATGcgtatactatgtgtatactatatgtgcttatttatttatatatatatttatttatttatgtatttattaacttatgtCTATATTGTCTTTGGCaattaaatctaatctaatctaatgtaactCTAGCAAAAGTGGTTTATGAAAGTAAAGGCCCGGCCATATTGATTTTAAACGACATCCGATCCAGGAGGccattatttttccatttttttttctctttcttctctTAAATCTTTCTTCTCTTGCAGCATGGCCTTCTTGCTGAAAGAAGGCTACGAGGACAAATTACTGATGGCGCACGACATCCACACCAAAGACCGCCTGTGCAAGTACGGCGGTCACGGCTACTCGCACATCCTGCGCAACATCGTCCCCAAGATGCTGAAGCGCGGCGTCTCGCAGACGCAAGTGGACAAAATCCTGGTGGACAACCCCAAACGCTGGCTCACCTTCAAATGAAGCACGACAACCAAAAAGGCAGGCCaggcaggtgtttttttttcaaatttctttaaTGAAGTCGTAACAACTCTAACGAGCCACACGGTAACAAATTAATATGCGCCTGCGATCAATCACccggtgcagttttttttctcccctcgcGCTAATGATGATTGCGATTAAATTTGTCACCACGCTGGTTATTTACAGTTCGGTCGCTACGGCGATTTATATTTCAAGACCCAGGGTGTGTGTAAAGGTCTTTTTATTGGCCTCTTGCAAATTATGAATTGATAATTGAATATGGCCCccacaagaagcttgagttaACCTACATTTACAAAGTTACAGGAGTTCATTTCTttcatacagtaaaaaatagTTATGGA from Stigmatopora nigra isolate UIUO_SnigA chromosome 9, RoL_Snig_1.1, whole genome shotgun sequence encodes:
- the LOC144201599 gene encoding uncharacterized protein LOC144201599 codes for the protein MSAKIKLGILILVLGLSAFTNGTPVNPTRAFCKIVWLLGVPCSQANVAIVSQIKAMGSYKLGPVTPLLIQANHTSALGQVESVNFTILSASMTMGCRVDGVSTSAFWSSLFDNGTNYCNLRNVMQGSGLTKAPGFTEFTNEWLCLGFGISACKPQTR
- the pter gene encoding N-acetyltaurine hydrolase, whose translation is MSQLSGKVQSVLGPLDPDLLGRTMTHEHLTMSFECCYVPPPSPWNPQTAEDPFQMRHGHWLRQNPYSCHENLLLCQETEAVRDELKAFRKAGGGSVVENTTVGIDRDLPTLVKLAKETGVNIVAGAGYYVDCTHSDQTRKMSVEKLTDVMVSEILHGADGTDIRCGVIGEIGTGWPVTDSERKVLRAAAQAQTQLGCPLIIHPGRHADAPAEVVRVLQEAGADIGKTVMSHLDRTIFNHDELLDFAEMGSYLEYDLFGVEVLNYAFNMDVDMPSDSQRIHTMAFLLKEGYEDKLLMAHDIHTKDRLCKYGGHGYSHILRNIVPKMLKRGVSQTQVDKILVDNPKRWLTFK